In the Paramormyrops kingsleyae isolate MSU_618 chromosome 6, PKINGS_0.4, whole genome shotgun sequence genome, one interval contains:
- the mkrn4 gene encoding makorin, ring finger protein, 4 isoform X5, giving the protein MERSGVMYRNAGLYALNAYRAPCRQFLSGSCRFGPSCHFSHELPSMPICRYFQKGVCWFGDRCRYQHVPHPGSMMSESRRASAPVVQPPTWGFHLLPGRRGSEPSLSPIPGSQTWGRRRSDPLVSGMVLQQSSFEHLPTDIVEEEEHGVGEPVPRPLQVSGSDSAHSSCSVPFTVSQFGSGPVCSGSLATSPLIIEADSVPGAAEETNQGPSAGTETMKTSNQQEMADGAAATLTGPLPEYEQSKDVACGICMDKVYEKVCPQDRRFGILPNCSHAFCLGCIVTWRKTRDFQEEVIKACPQCRVKSPYYIPSKYWVSDGEPKQTLIAAFKEKSSKIRCTFFMRHGCCPFKSECIYRHDLPSGYQPRRCRSPTANPLHIGLQQDLGGA; this is encoded by the exons ATGGAGCGAAGTGGCGTTATGTATAGGAATGCCGGCCTTTATGCCTTGAATGCATATAGGGCGCCTTGCAG GCAGTTCCTCAGTGGCTCTTGCAGATTTGGCCCCAGTTGTCACTTCTCACATGAGCTGCCATCAATGCCAATCTGCAGATACTTCCAGAAAGGAGTCTGCTGGTTTGGAGACCGCTGCAG GTACCAGCATGTCCCCCACCCTGGCAGCATGATGTCAGAGAGCAGACGGGCCTCTGCTCCAGTTGTCCAACCCCCGACGTGGGGCTTTCACCTGTTGCCAGGGCGCCGTGGCTCTGAGCCCTCCCTGTCGCCCATCCCGGGATCCCAGACGTGGGGCCGGCGGCGCTCCGACCCCCTAGTGTCTGGCATGGTTTTACAGCAGTCTAGCTTTGAGCACCTGCCGACAGACATCGTTGAAGAGGAAGAGCATGGGGTCGGTGAGCCTGTTCCCAGGCCTCTGCAGG TGTCAGGGTCGGACTCCGCACACTCCAGCTGCAGTGTGCCCTTTACAGTCTCCCAGTTTGGCTCTGGTCCTGTATGCAGCGGTTCCCTGGCCACCAGCCCCCTTATAATTGAAGCGGACTCCGTTCCCGGCGCAGCAGAGGAGACAAACCAGGGACCCAGTGCTGGGACAGAAACCATG AAGACTTCCAACCAGCAAGAGATGGCGGATGGTGCAGCAGCAACCTTAACTGGGCCTCTGCCTGAGTATGAGCAGAGCAAGGACGTGGCCTGTGGCATCTGCATGGACAAGGTGTACGAGAAGGTTTGCCCCCAGGACAGGCGCTTCGGCATCTTGCCCAACTGCAGCCATGCCTTCTGCCTGGGGTGCATTGTCACCTGGAGGAAGACGAGGGATTTCCAGGAAGAAGTCATCAA AGCCTGTCCCCAGTGCAGGGTGAAGTCCCCGTATTACATACCCAGCAAGTACTGGGTGAGTGATGGGGAGCCCAAGCAGACGCTGATCGCTGCCTTTAAGGAGAAGAGCAG TAAAATCAGGTGTACCTTTTTCATGCGACATGGATGCTGCCCCTTTAAATCTGAATGCATCTACCGCCATGACTTACCCAGTGGCTACCAGCCTCGCAGATGCCGTTCTCCTACG GCTAACCCTCTGCACATAGGCCTACAGCAGGACCTTGGAGGAGCTTGA
- the mkrn4 gene encoding makorin, ring finger protein, 4 isoform X2: MEKGSNGKPLVAGARGGIVCRQFLSGSCRFGPSCHFSHELPSMPICRYFQKGVCWFGDRCRYQHVPHPGSMMSESRRASAPVVQPPTWGFHLLPGRRGSEPSLSPIPGSQTWGRRRSDPLVSGMVLQQSSFEHLPTDIVEEEEHGVGEPVPRPLQVSGSDSAHSSCSVPFTVSQFGSGPVCSGSLATSPLIIEADSVPGAAEETNQGPSAGTETMKTSNQQEMADGAAATLTGPLPEYEQSKDVACGICMDKVYEKVCPQDRRFGILPNCSHAFCLGCIVTWRKTRDFQEEVIKACPQCRVKSPYYIPSKYWVSDGEPKQTLIAAFKEKSSKIRCTFFMRHGCCPFKSECIYRHDLPSGYQPRRCRSPTAYSRTLEELDGESLQLLHCFIALTLLDSDDFLDEDDESYLDDDYESL, from the exons ATGGAGAAGGGGTCAAATGGCAAGCCTCTGGTTGCTGGCGCTCGTGGAGGTATTGTTTGCAG GCAGTTCCTCAGTGGCTCTTGCAGATTTGGCCCCAGTTGTCACTTCTCACATGAGCTGCCATCAATGCCAATCTGCAGATACTTCCAGAAAGGAGTCTGCTGGTTTGGAGACCGCTGCAG GTACCAGCATGTCCCCCACCCTGGCAGCATGATGTCAGAGAGCAGACGGGCCTCTGCTCCAGTTGTCCAACCCCCGACGTGGGGCTTTCACCTGTTGCCAGGGCGCCGTGGCTCTGAGCCCTCCCTGTCGCCCATCCCGGGATCCCAGACGTGGGGCCGGCGGCGCTCCGACCCCCTAGTGTCTGGCATGGTTTTACAGCAGTCTAGCTTTGAGCACCTGCCGACAGACATCGTTGAAGAGGAAGAGCATGGGGTCGGTGAGCCTGTTCCCAGGCCTCTGCAGG TGTCAGGGTCGGACTCCGCACACTCCAGCTGCAGTGTGCCCTTTACAGTCTCCCAGTTTGGCTCTGGTCCTGTATGCAGCGGTTCCCTGGCCACCAGCCCCCTTATAATTGAAGCGGACTCCGTTCCCGGCGCAGCAGAGGAGACAAACCAGGGACCCAGTGCTGGGACAGAAACCATG AAGACTTCCAACCAGCAAGAGATGGCGGATGGTGCAGCAGCAACCTTAACTGGGCCTCTGCCTGAGTATGAGCAGAGCAAGGACGTGGCCTGTGGCATCTGCATGGACAAGGTGTACGAGAAGGTTTGCCCCCAGGACAGGCGCTTCGGCATCTTGCCCAACTGCAGCCATGCCTTCTGCCTGGGGTGCATTGTCACCTGGAGGAAGACGAGGGATTTCCAGGAAGAAGTCATCAA AGCCTGTCCCCAGTGCAGGGTGAAGTCCCCGTATTACATACCCAGCAAGTACTGGGTGAGTGATGGGGAGCCCAAGCAGACGCTGATCGCTGCCTTTAAGGAGAAGAGCAG TAAAATCAGGTGTACCTTTTTCATGCGACATGGATGCTGCCCCTTTAAATCTGAATGCATCTACCGCCATGACTTACCCAGTGGCTACCAGCCTCGCAGATGCCGTTCTCCTACG GCCTACAGCAGGACCTTGGAGGAGCTTGATGGTGAGAGCCTACAGCTACTGCACTGCTTCATCGCTCTGACCCTGTTGGACAGCGACGACTTTCTGGATGAGGATGATGAAAGCTACTTGGACGATGACTACGAGTCCCTCTGA
- the mkrn4 gene encoding makorin, ring finger protein, 4 isoform X4: MERSGVMYRNAGLYALNAYRAPCRQFLSGSCRFGPSCHFSHELPSMPICRYFQKGVCWFGDRCRYQHVPHPGSMMSESRRASAPVVQPPTWGFHLLPGRRGSEPSLSPIPGSQTWGRRRSDPLVSGMVLQQSSFEHLPTDIVEEEEHGVGEPVPRPLQVSGSDSAHSSCSVPFTVSQFGSGPVCSGSLATSPLIIEADSVPGAAEETNQGPSAGTETMKTSNQQEMADGAAATLTGPLPEYEQSKDVACGICMDKVYEKVCPQDRRFGILPNCSHAFCLGCIVTWRKTRDFQEEVIKACPQCRVKSPYYIPSKYWVSDGEPKQTLIAAFKEKSSKIRCTFFMRHGCCPFKSECIYRHDLPSGYQPRRCRSPTVKQAHAVIAVTLNNWL; encoded by the exons ATGGAGCGAAGTGGCGTTATGTATAGGAATGCCGGCCTTTATGCCTTGAATGCATATAGGGCGCCTTGCAG GCAGTTCCTCAGTGGCTCTTGCAGATTTGGCCCCAGTTGTCACTTCTCACATGAGCTGCCATCAATGCCAATCTGCAGATACTTCCAGAAAGGAGTCTGCTGGTTTGGAGACCGCTGCAG GTACCAGCATGTCCCCCACCCTGGCAGCATGATGTCAGAGAGCAGACGGGCCTCTGCTCCAGTTGTCCAACCCCCGACGTGGGGCTTTCACCTGTTGCCAGGGCGCCGTGGCTCTGAGCCCTCCCTGTCGCCCATCCCGGGATCCCAGACGTGGGGCCGGCGGCGCTCCGACCCCCTAGTGTCTGGCATGGTTTTACAGCAGTCTAGCTTTGAGCACCTGCCGACAGACATCGTTGAAGAGGAAGAGCATGGGGTCGGTGAGCCTGTTCCCAGGCCTCTGCAGG TGTCAGGGTCGGACTCCGCACACTCCAGCTGCAGTGTGCCCTTTACAGTCTCCCAGTTTGGCTCTGGTCCTGTATGCAGCGGTTCCCTGGCCACCAGCCCCCTTATAATTGAAGCGGACTCCGTTCCCGGCGCAGCAGAGGAGACAAACCAGGGACCCAGTGCTGGGACAGAAACCATG AAGACTTCCAACCAGCAAGAGATGGCGGATGGTGCAGCAGCAACCTTAACTGGGCCTCTGCCTGAGTATGAGCAGAGCAAGGACGTGGCCTGTGGCATCTGCATGGACAAGGTGTACGAGAAGGTTTGCCCCCAGGACAGGCGCTTCGGCATCTTGCCCAACTGCAGCCATGCCTTCTGCCTGGGGTGCATTGTCACCTGGAGGAAGACGAGGGATTTCCAGGAAGAAGTCATCAA AGCCTGTCCCCAGTGCAGGGTGAAGTCCCCGTATTACATACCCAGCAAGTACTGGGTGAGTGATGGGGAGCCCAAGCAGACGCTGATCGCTGCCTTTAAGGAGAAGAGCAG TAAAATCAGGTGTACCTTTTTCATGCGACATGGATGCTGCCCCTTTAAATCTGAATGCATCTACCGCCATGACTTACCCAGTGGCTACCAGCCTCGCAGATGCCGTTCTCCTACG GTAAAACAAGCACATGCAGTGATAGCAGTGACTTTAAACAACTGGCTGTGA
- the mkrn4 gene encoding makorin, ring finger protein, 4 isoform X3, whose protein sequence is MERSGVMYRNAGLYALNAYRAPCRQFLSGSCRFGPSCHFSHELPSMPICRYFQKGVCWFGDRCRYQHVPHPGSMMSESRRASAPVVQPPTWGFHLLPGRRGSEPSLSPIPGSQTWGRRRSDPLVSGMVLQQSSFEHLPTDIVEEEEHGVVSGSDSAHSSCSVPFTVSQFGSGPVCSGSLATSPLIIEADSVPGAAEETNQGPSAGTETMKTSNQQEMADGAAATLTGPLPEYEQSKDVACGICMDKVYEKVCPQDRRFGILPNCSHAFCLGCIVTWRKTRDFQEEVIKACPQCRVKSPYYIPSKYWVSDGEPKQTLIAAFKEKSSKIRCTFFMRHGCCPFKSECIYRHDLPSGYQPRRCRSPTAYSRTLEELDGESLQLLHCFIALTLLDSDDFLDEDDESYLDDDYESL, encoded by the exons ATGGAGCGAAGTGGCGTTATGTATAGGAATGCCGGCCTTTATGCCTTGAATGCATATAGGGCGCCTTGCAG GCAGTTCCTCAGTGGCTCTTGCAGATTTGGCCCCAGTTGTCACTTCTCACATGAGCTGCCATCAATGCCAATCTGCAGATACTTCCAGAAAGGAGTCTGCTGGTTTGGAGACCGCTGCAG GTACCAGCATGTCCCCCACCCTGGCAGCATGATGTCAGAGAGCAGACGGGCCTCTGCTCCAGTTGTCCAACCCCCGACGTGGGGCTTTCACCTGTTGCCAGGGCGCCGTGGCTCTGAGCCCTCCCTGTCGCCCATCCCGGGATCCCAGACGTGGGGCCGGCGGCGCTCCGACCCCCTAGTGTCTGGCATGGTTTTACAGCAGTCTAGCTTTGAGCACCTGCCGACAGACATCGTTGAAGAGGAAGAGCATGGGGTCG TGTCAGGGTCGGACTCCGCACACTCCAGCTGCAGTGTGCCCTTTACAGTCTCCCAGTTTGGCTCTGGTCCTGTATGCAGCGGTTCCCTGGCCACCAGCCCCCTTATAATTGAAGCGGACTCCGTTCCCGGCGCAGCAGAGGAGACAAACCAGGGACCCAGTGCTGGGACAGAAACCATG AAGACTTCCAACCAGCAAGAGATGGCGGATGGTGCAGCAGCAACCTTAACTGGGCCTCTGCCTGAGTATGAGCAGAGCAAGGACGTGGCCTGTGGCATCTGCATGGACAAGGTGTACGAGAAGGTTTGCCCCCAGGACAGGCGCTTCGGCATCTTGCCCAACTGCAGCCATGCCTTCTGCCTGGGGTGCATTGTCACCTGGAGGAAGACGAGGGATTTCCAGGAAGAAGTCATCAA AGCCTGTCCCCAGTGCAGGGTGAAGTCCCCGTATTACATACCCAGCAAGTACTGGGTGAGTGATGGGGAGCCCAAGCAGACGCTGATCGCTGCCTTTAAGGAGAAGAGCAG TAAAATCAGGTGTACCTTTTTCATGCGACATGGATGCTGCCCCTTTAAATCTGAATGCATCTACCGCCATGACTTACCCAGTGGCTACCAGCCTCGCAGATGCCGTTCTCCTACG GCCTACAGCAGGACCTTGGAGGAGCTTGATGGTGAGAGCCTACAGCTACTGCACTGCTTCATCGCTCTGACCCTGTTGGACAGCGACGACTTTCTGGATGAGGATGATGAAAGCTACTTGGACGATGACTACGAGTCCCTCTGA
- the mkrn4 gene encoding makorin, ring finger protein, 4 isoform X6, whose protein sequence is MPICRYFQKGVCWFGDRCRYQHVPHPGSMMSESRRASAPVVQPPTWGFHLLPGRRGSEPSLSPIPGSQTWGRRRSDPLVSGMVLQQSSFEHLPTDIVEEEEHGVGEPVPRPLQVSGSDSAHSSCSVPFTVSQFGSGPVCSGSLATSPLIIEADSVPGAAEETNQGPSAGTETMKTSNQQEMADGAAATLTGPLPEYEQSKDVACGICMDKVYEKVCPQDRRFGILPNCSHAFCLGCIVTWRKTRDFQEEVIKACPQCRVKSPYYIPSKYWVSDGEPKQTLIAAFKEKSSKIRCTFFMRHGCCPFKSECIYRHDLPSGYQPRRCRSPTAYSRTLEELDGESLQLLHCFIALTLLDSDDFLDEDDESYLDDDYESL, encoded by the exons ATGCCAATCTGCAGATACTTCCAGAAAGGAGTCTGCTGGTTTGGAGACCGCTGCAG GTACCAGCATGTCCCCCACCCTGGCAGCATGATGTCAGAGAGCAGACGGGCCTCTGCTCCAGTTGTCCAACCCCCGACGTGGGGCTTTCACCTGTTGCCAGGGCGCCGTGGCTCTGAGCCCTCCCTGTCGCCCATCCCGGGATCCCAGACGTGGGGCCGGCGGCGCTCCGACCCCCTAGTGTCTGGCATGGTTTTACAGCAGTCTAGCTTTGAGCACCTGCCGACAGACATCGTTGAAGAGGAAGAGCATGGGGTCGGTGAGCCTGTTCCCAGGCCTCTGCAGG TGTCAGGGTCGGACTCCGCACACTCCAGCTGCAGTGTGCCCTTTACAGTCTCCCAGTTTGGCTCTGGTCCTGTATGCAGCGGTTCCCTGGCCACCAGCCCCCTTATAATTGAAGCGGACTCCGTTCCCGGCGCAGCAGAGGAGACAAACCAGGGACCCAGTGCTGGGACAGAAACCATG AAGACTTCCAACCAGCAAGAGATGGCGGATGGTGCAGCAGCAACCTTAACTGGGCCTCTGCCTGAGTATGAGCAGAGCAAGGACGTGGCCTGTGGCATCTGCATGGACAAGGTGTACGAGAAGGTTTGCCCCCAGGACAGGCGCTTCGGCATCTTGCCCAACTGCAGCCATGCCTTCTGCCTGGGGTGCATTGTCACCTGGAGGAAGACGAGGGATTTCCAGGAAGAAGTCATCAA AGCCTGTCCCCAGTGCAGGGTGAAGTCCCCGTATTACATACCCAGCAAGTACTGGGTGAGTGATGGGGAGCCCAAGCAGACGCTGATCGCTGCCTTTAAGGAGAAGAGCAG TAAAATCAGGTGTACCTTTTTCATGCGACATGGATGCTGCCCCTTTAAATCTGAATGCATCTACCGCCATGACTTACCCAGTGGCTACCAGCCTCGCAGATGCCGTTCTCCTACG GCCTACAGCAGGACCTTGGAGGAGCTTGATGGTGAGAGCCTACAGCTACTGCACTGCTTCATCGCTCTGACCCTGTTGGACAGCGACGACTTTCTGGATGAGGATGATGAAAGCTACTTGGACGATGACTACGAGTCCCTCTGA
- the mkrn4 gene encoding makorin, ring finger protein, 4 isoform X1, with the protein MERSGVMYRNAGLYALNAYRAPCRQFLSGSCRFGPSCHFSHELPSMPICRYFQKGVCWFGDRCRYQHVPHPGSMMSESRRASAPVVQPPTWGFHLLPGRRGSEPSLSPIPGSQTWGRRRSDPLVSGMVLQQSSFEHLPTDIVEEEEHGVGEPVPRPLQVSGSDSAHSSCSVPFTVSQFGSGPVCSGSLATSPLIIEADSVPGAAEETNQGPSAGTETMKTSNQQEMADGAAATLTGPLPEYEQSKDVACGICMDKVYEKVCPQDRRFGILPNCSHAFCLGCIVTWRKTRDFQEEVIKACPQCRVKSPYYIPSKYWVSDGEPKQTLIAAFKEKSSKIRCTFFMRHGCCPFKSECIYRHDLPSGYQPRRCRSPTAYSRTLEELDGESLQLLHCFIALTLLDSDDFLDEDDESYLDDDYESL; encoded by the exons ATGGAGCGAAGTGGCGTTATGTATAGGAATGCCGGCCTTTATGCCTTGAATGCATATAGGGCGCCTTGCAG GCAGTTCCTCAGTGGCTCTTGCAGATTTGGCCCCAGTTGTCACTTCTCACATGAGCTGCCATCAATGCCAATCTGCAGATACTTCCAGAAAGGAGTCTGCTGGTTTGGAGACCGCTGCAG GTACCAGCATGTCCCCCACCCTGGCAGCATGATGTCAGAGAGCAGACGGGCCTCTGCTCCAGTTGTCCAACCCCCGACGTGGGGCTTTCACCTGTTGCCAGGGCGCCGTGGCTCTGAGCCCTCCCTGTCGCCCATCCCGGGATCCCAGACGTGGGGCCGGCGGCGCTCCGACCCCCTAGTGTCTGGCATGGTTTTACAGCAGTCTAGCTTTGAGCACCTGCCGACAGACATCGTTGAAGAGGAAGAGCATGGGGTCGGTGAGCCTGTTCCCAGGCCTCTGCAGG TGTCAGGGTCGGACTCCGCACACTCCAGCTGCAGTGTGCCCTTTACAGTCTCCCAGTTTGGCTCTGGTCCTGTATGCAGCGGTTCCCTGGCCACCAGCCCCCTTATAATTGAAGCGGACTCCGTTCCCGGCGCAGCAGAGGAGACAAACCAGGGACCCAGTGCTGGGACAGAAACCATG AAGACTTCCAACCAGCAAGAGATGGCGGATGGTGCAGCAGCAACCTTAACTGGGCCTCTGCCTGAGTATGAGCAGAGCAAGGACGTGGCCTGTGGCATCTGCATGGACAAGGTGTACGAGAAGGTTTGCCCCCAGGACAGGCGCTTCGGCATCTTGCCCAACTGCAGCCATGCCTTCTGCCTGGGGTGCATTGTCACCTGGAGGAAGACGAGGGATTTCCAGGAAGAAGTCATCAA AGCCTGTCCCCAGTGCAGGGTGAAGTCCCCGTATTACATACCCAGCAAGTACTGGGTGAGTGATGGGGAGCCCAAGCAGACGCTGATCGCTGCCTTTAAGGAGAAGAGCAG TAAAATCAGGTGTACCTTTTTCATGCGACATGGATGCTGCCCCTTTAAATCTGAATGCATCTACCGCCATGACTTACCCAGTGGCTACCAGCCTCGCAGATGCCGTTCTCCTACG GCCTACAGCAGGACCTTGGAGGAGCTTGATGGTGAGAGCCTACAGCTACTGCACTGCTTCATCGCTCTGACCCTGTTGGACAGCGACGACTTTCTGGATGAGGATGATGAAAGCTACTTGGACGATGACTACGAGTCCCTCTGA